A single Paenibacillus sp. FSL R5-0517 DNA region contains:
- a CDS encoding SDR family NAD(P)-dependent oxidoreductase, producing MKASEYIFGQIQKGQLDSAVGKDLLEEIIPDDIAIVGMSCEYSDIKDTFEFYQTVKNGKQGFKEFPKGRIAYIPEDHTYLHNGAKHLKITPEEFLERLCKEKGSYLDDIDTFDYEFFGISQDEARYIDPTHRLVMKHSYLALEDAGIRLSDVKDSKTAIYVGKDKSITASYRSEIEEDSNHINSGNWEGILASRLNYIYNLSGGSFVVDTACSSSLVAAHIALKTLRDKEIDTAIVGGIALGLFPRQGSVLDQYSNVETPRSFLKVFDAESQGTIFGEGVGIVILKRLKDAIADNDNIYSIIRGSMINSDGKSNGLTAPNPHAQKDLLLDAYTSSHISPETVDYIDAHGTGTKLGDPIEVRGLTDAYKKYVNKRGFCALTSLKENIGHTVGAAGVGGLIKMSLALRNQEIFPNHSFEAPNEYIKFVDSPFYIPTQAEKWVKGKYPRRGGISSFGFSGTNAHVILEEYEQAINESDHNQHTFPFVFTAQSTNQLIKMLYKYVRHEEYMSEYRLQDISYTLIHRRNWFNTGVGFQANSMEEFITKVRAAITLLEGQVPTDEIFTTSDREVTTDMKKLIHYQLKTDYRQFDLNELIQLKLDGYETTFDEYPYEKARTVTLPGYEFKSDILWATVKRYSPPVQSGPSLPVKATLIQEQVIRSAKSDVYQVNLSPDDWFVDDHRIGGKRTFSGTTYTELAAELASLYFDEPAFTLEKLYFKNLIQLDDKTDKRFLIHVNKLSAKQLDIEVLSYENDDLEQYTTHAVFTLKPQEVMEKHKLDLSSEVQNQLKPTTMGSTEEENNFFKGRWNFIAQDFRMVHMADSKLLLSLDLQEEFLEDLDAYHLHPSMLDGILGAMVYERAQARQKTYLPLSYGRFTYTGVRFTKKMYSVTELLYDITGDHDVITAHIHVYNDQGDLVAYVDKYVMKSFANMLFKPYLHTIGWGRSTVEFTGGEEEHWVDKQVLLISNDLVSTPESSTINHVNYEQLDQITTGVRYDLVVYAPWIGLDISDPGKIEDEMMKYFLFAKTANKFLKRGGKLIFAADQGLALEKDELQVNPLQYAMLSSGRIVGLENTGFTTQMIQISEFNITELLKVAARSELDGKKVIVNDGIIYEESLIENKDLKHRSVDLLKDDCVIVTGGYGGIGLEYIEQLLDVNAEVHIAVLGRTDIQAALASKQERTPYEDSKLNKLNKLISKGADLEFYPCDISHESEVQTTITRIQGKYNIAGIIHLAGVPEEGMLFSKTEDEFKKIIAPKVTGTLLLQKYVDADKLQFFVTSSSMTTITGSAGQFSYTVANAFLEGTALSDSLITAIQWPGWKETGMALNFGDLDAADEHLLMKSVTNMEGREYIKLSLHAGDSGFIAGEFNTSKVEEYLGAYIQLPSGYSDGKSRNNVEGEEEEARPYQIKDYGSLTVTGTDRQDDIEKFVTVVFASVLDLNEIDVHKSFTDLGGDSLKAFGIYGPIAEQFNIDIEVADVFIYPTIVQLSEYVKELMEEAAA from the coding sequence ATGAAGGCGAGTGAGTATATCTTCGGTCAGATTCAAAAGGGCCAACTTGATTCAGCAGTAGGCAAAGACTTATTAGAAGAGATTATTCCAGATGATATTGCGATAGTAGGCATGTCATGCGAATACAGTGATATCAAAGATACATTTGAGTTTTACCAAACGGTTAAAAACGGAAAGCAGGGGTTTAAGGAATTTCCCAAAGGTCGAATAGCTTATATTCCCGAAGATCACACTTATCTGCACAACGGAGCCAAACATTTAAAGATCACACCAGAGGAATTCCTGGAGAGATTGTGTAAAGAAAAGGGATCTTATCTCGATGATATTGATACCTTTGATTATGAATTTTTCGGTATCAGTCAGGACGAAGCCAGATATATTGATCCCACGCATCGTTTGGTTATGAAGCACTCCTATCTTGCTTTGGAGGATGCAGGTATTCGCCTATCCGATGTTAAGGATAGCAAAACAGCTATCTATGTAGGCAAAGACAAATCCATTACAGCAAGTTATCGTTCTGAGATTGAAGAGGACTCCAATCATATAAACTCAGGAAACTGGGAAGGCATACTGGCAAGTCGTCTCAATTATATATATAACTTGTCCGGAGGTTCGTTTGTCGTTGATACAGCTTGTTCTTCCTCGTTGGTCGCTGCACATATAGCATTGAAAACACTTCGGGATAAAGAGATTGATACAGCAATTGTTGGCGGTATTGCTCTTGGACTATTCCCACGTCAAGGTAGCGTACTCGATCAATACAGTAATGTGGAGACACCGCGTTCCTTCCTGAAAGTATTTGATGCCGAATCTCAAGGAACGATCTTTGGCGAAGGTGTCGGTATTGTCATTCTGAAAAGGTTGAAAGATGCGATAGCAGACAATGATAACATTTATTCTATTATCCGTGGCAGCATGATTAATAGTGATGGCAAATCTAACGGTTTGACCGCCCCTAATCCACATGCTCAAAAGGATCTTCTACTGGATGCCTATACAAGCAGCCATATCTCACCTGAAACGGTGGATTACATTGATGCACACGGAACGGGCACGAAACTTGGCGATCCGATTGAAGTTCGAGGGCTAACGGATGCATATAAAAAATATGTGAACAAACGCGGTTTTTGTGCATTAACAAGTTTGAAAGAAAATATTGGTCATACCGTAGGAGCAGCAGGGGTAGGCGGATTGATTAAGATGTCGCTGGCTCTTCGCAATCAGGAAATCTTCCCCAACCATTCTTTTGAAGCTCCGAATGAATATATCAAGTTTGTGGATAGTCCATTCTACATTCCTACCCAGGCTGAGAAGTGGGTCAAAGGAAAGTACCCGCGTCGAGGAGGAATCAGTTCCTTTGGATTCAGCGGTACCAATGCTCATGTGATTCTTGAGGAATATGAGCAAGCTATAAACGAATCAGATCATAATCAACATACCTTTCCATTTGTTTTCACGGCACAATCGACTAATCAATTAATCAAGATGTTGTACAAGTACGTGCGGCATGAAGAATACATGAGCGAATATAGACTACAAGATATTTCATATACCCTTATTCATAGAAGAAACTGGTTTAATACAGGAGTTGGTTTCCAAGCTAATTCAATGGAAGAATTCATAACAAAAGTAAGAGCGGCGATAACATTGCTGGAAGGCCAAGTGCCAACAGACGAAATCTTTACGACCAGTGATCGTGAAGTAACAACGGATATGAAAAAACTTATCCATTATCAATTGAAAACAGACTATAGACAATTTGACTTGAATGAGCTTATTCAACTCAAATTGGATGGGTACGAGACGACATTTGACGAATATCCGTATGAGAAGGCCAGAACTGTAACATTACCAGGTTACGAATTCAAATCTGATATTCTATGGGCTACAGTTAAACGATATAGTCCACCTGTTCAATCAGGTCCAAGTCTTCCAGTGAAAGCGACATTAATTCAAGAGCAAGTGATCAGATCCGCCAAATCGGATGTGTACCAAGTCAACTTATCCCCAGATGATTGGTTCGTGGATGATCATCGGATTGGAGGTAAGCGTACGTTCTCGGGTACCACGTATACCGAATTGGCTGCTGAGTTAGCTTCCTTATACTTTGACGAACCTGCGTTCACGTTAGAAAAGTTGTATTTCAAAAATCTGATTCAGCTCGACGATAAAACAGATAAACGTTTCCTGATTCATGTTAACAAACTGTCTGCCAAGCAACTGGACATTGAGGTTCTCTCATACGAGAATGATGATCTGGAGCAGTATACGACTCATGCGGTCTTTACACTTAAACCTCAGGAAGTAATGGAGAAGCATAAGCTTGATTTGTCCTCAGAGGTACAGAATCAATTGAAACCTACAACGATGGGAAGTACAGAAGAGGAAAATAACTTCTTCAAAGGACGTTGGAACTTTATCGCTCAGGACTTCCGGATGGTTCATATGGCCGATTCCAAATTGCTTCTCTCACTTGATCTGCAAGAGGAATTCCTTGAAGATCTTGACGCCTACCATCTGCACCCTTCCATGTTGGATGGAATTCTGGGGGCTATGGTGTATGAACGGGCTCAGGCTCGCCAGAAGACATATCTTCCCTTGTCTTATGGTCGGTTTACCTATACAGGAGTAAGATTCACCAAGAAGATGTATTCCGTCACCGAACTTCTTTATGACATTACCGGTGATCATGATGTAATCACTGCGCACATCCATGTGTACAATGATCAGGGGGATCTAGTTGCTTATGTAGATAAATATGTTATGAAGTCTTTTGCCAATATGTTATTTAAGCCGTATCTTCATACTATTGGGTGGGGACGTTCAACGGTTGAGTTTACAGGTGGAGAAGAAGAACATTGGGTAGACAAACAAGTGTTGCTGATAAGCAATGATCTGGTTTCAACGCCTGAATCTTCTACAATAAATCATGTGAATTATGAACAATTAGATCAGATAACAACAGGGGTTAGATATGATCTGGTAGTTTATGCACCGTGGATTGGATTGGACATATCTGATCCCGGGAAAATTGAAGATGAGATGATGAAGTACTTCCTATTCGCCAAGACAGCTAACAAGTTCCTCAAGAGAGGCGGTAAATTAATTTTTGCAGCTGATCAGGGTCTTGCTTTGGAGAAAGACGAGCTTCAAGTTAACCCGCTTCAATATGCAATGCTGAGTTCAGGTCGGATTGTGGGTTTGGAGAATACGGGTTTCACCACACAAATGATTCAGATCTCCGAGTTTAATATTACCGAGTTGTTAAAGGTCGCTGCTCGCAGTGAACTGGACGGTAAAAAAGTCATTGTTAATGATGGAATCATATACGAAGAATCTCTCATCGAAAATAAAGATTTGAAGCATAGATCTGTAGACTTGTTGAAGGATGACTGCGTTATTGTCACAGGGGGTTACGGGGGTATCGGGCTTGAATATATTGAGCAGCTACTCGATGTGAATGCCGAAGTACACATAGCGGTATTGGGGCGTACAGATATCCAAGCAGCCCTCGCTTCCAAACAAGAACGCACACCATATGAAGACAGCAAACTAAATAAATTGAATAAGCTGATATCTAAAGGAGCTGACCTGGAGTTCTACCCTTGCGATATTTCACATGAGTCTGAGGTACAGACAACTATAACTAGAATTCAAGGGAAATATAATATAGCTGGAATTATTCATTTGGCGGGAGTTCCAGAGGAGGGCATGTTGTTCTCCAAAACGGAGGATGAATTCAAAAAAATTATAGCACCAAAGGTTACGGGTACACTTTTGCTTCAAAAGTATGTCGACGCAGACAAGTTACAATTCTTTGTTACCAGTTCTTCAATGACTACAATTACAGGTTCTGCCGGCCAGTTCTCTTATACCGTGGCTAATGCATTTTTGGAAGGGACGGCACTATCTGATTCGTTAATAACAGCAATACAGTGGCCGGGATGGAAAGAAACGGGAATGGCCCTTAATTTCGGAGATCTGGATGCCGCGGATGAACATCTCTTAATGAAATCTGTTACTAACATGGAGGGCAGAGAATATATTAAACTTTCGCTTCATGCGGGAGACTCCGGTTTTATTGCAGGTGAATTTAACACATCCAAGGTCGAAGAATATTTAGGCGCATATATCCAGTTACCAAGCGGTTACAGTGATGGGAAATCTCGAAATAATGTGGAAGGGGAAGAGGAGGAGGCTCGTCCTTATCAGATCAAGGATTATGGTTCTTTAACTGTAACTGGGACGGATCGTCAGGATGATATTGAGAAGTTTGTTACCGTCGTATTTGCTTCGGTGCTTGATCTTAATGAGATTGATGTGCATAAGAGCTTTACCGATCTGGGTGGAGATTCTCTCAAAGCATTTGGTATTTACGGGCCTATTGCAGAGCAGTTTAACATTGATATAGAGGTTGCTGATGTATTTATCTACCCGACGATTGTGCAGTTAAGTGAATATGTGAAAGAGCTGATGGAAGAGGCTGCAGCATGA
- a CDS encoding beta-ketoacyl synthase N-terminal-like domain-containing protein produces the protein MSKSSSRVVIVDYRWDMPAKDDSQAKQLLHSKDKLWENRIEQLSVRFSQDFHGASSFDGIFYPSIEERFALEGIDEEKTTYLLSSERITLSLFQSLINQNVVTTKHDVLVSNGSAQTDLISKSAYLGMQGVDFMKAIELLDPLAYLKMLRLSRPPAIQMVSEASTSGIGALYSGYNAVKKGKFNTALVGGSCASTMPFPHELSNFGFGSDRFTQPFEQGASGHYFSEGGVAFLIKERQQALADGDHILAEIKDITAGTMGSPVINRNAVKKLVLQSLADAGVLPTDEIFMDLYGRANEIDDTAEFSCLKNVQKVFPGLKGGYLKQHAQYMIGYYGLIGLCRLLESKKNNKELQGGVVTQPNSYIGKIEPDQWTNQVNDYHWITMPMYSMHGNVYNLVIHMNPDEG, from the coding sequence ATGAGTAAATCCAGTTCTCGTGTCGTCATAGTAGACTACCGCTGGGATATGCCGGCGAAGGATGATTCGCAAGCGAAGCAGCTTCTCCATAGCAAGGACAAGCTTTGGGAAAATAGAATAGAGCAGTTGAGCGTGCGCTTTAGTCAAGATTTCCACGGAGCTAGCTCATTCGATGGGATTTTCTATCCATCCATTGAAGAAAGATTTGCTTTAGAAGGCATAGATGAGGAAAAAACAACATATTTGCTCTCCAGTGAAAGAATCACACTATCGTTGTTTCAGTCGCTCATCAATCAGAATGTCGTGACAACGAAGCACGATGTGTTGGTATCCAACGGAAGTGCACAAACAGACTTGATATCCAAATCGGCCTATTTGGGAATGCAGGGCGTTGATTTCATGAAGGCTATAGAGTTACTTGATCCGTTGGCATATCTGAAAATGCTACGTTTATCCAGGCCGCCAGCAATTCAGATGGTAAGCGAAGCATCAACTTCAGGTATAGGGGCTTTATATAGCGGGTATAACGCCGTTAAAAAGGGGAAGTTTAACACAGCCTTGGTCGGTGGTTCTTGCGCTAGTACGATGCCATTCCCCCATGAGTTATCCAACTTTGGGTTTGGTTCTGATCGATTCACTCAACCATTCGAACAAGGTGCTTCGGGGCACTATTTTTCAGAAGGAGGCGTTGCCTTTCTAATAAAAGAAAGGCAGCAAGCCCTTGCAGATGGAGATCACATTCTTGCTGAGATTAAAGATATCACCGCAGGCACTATGGGAAGTCCTGTAATTAATCGCAATGCAGTTAAAAAACTGGTGCTTCAATCTCTGGCAGATGCCGGGGTACTTCCTACAGATGAGATATTTATGGACCTGTATGGAAGAGCTAATGAGATCGATGATACTGCTGAGTTTTCCTGTTTGAAAAATGTACAGAAGGTATTCCCTGGTTTAAAGGGAGGATATCTCAAACAGCATGCTCAATACATGATTGGATACTATGGACTAATAGGATTATGTCGTTTGCTGGAATCGAAGAAAAATAACAAAGAGCTACAGGGCGGTGTTGTTACTCAGCCAAACTCCTATATAGGCAAGATAGAACCGGATCAATGGACGAATCAAGTGAATGATTATCATTGGATTACAATGCCCATGTATTCAATGCATGGCAACGTGTATAACTTAGTCATTCATATGAATCCTGATGAAGGATAG
- a CDS encoding thioesterase domain-containing protein, producing the protein MQLICFPYAGAHVNVFVELQNQIKNKYPHMQIMSVEYAGHGRRFSETAYQSIQENAADLYMRITATMNKEEEIMLLGYSMGSIVAYEVAQMLIREGYNIVKLIFMAATPPHRIDIRNEDLSGDEELLLRCKHYGLIKERQFDSAQMRKLFLPALRHDINAVNTYNVVNNYQSYTFDEKVQIAVFLGQQDLSVADEDYWTDLSENDVQYHFYPSGHFFLYDHQNQVSLDVIDFITNSNKTII; encoded by the coding sequence ATGCAACTGATATGTTTTCCTTATGCTGGAGCTCATGTAAATGTATTTGTTGAACTACAAAATCAGATCAAAAACAAGTATCCCCATATGCAGATCATGTCTGTGGAATATGCTGGGCATGGGAGACGGTTTTCTGAGACAGCGTATCAGTCCATTCAAGAGAATGCGGCCGATCTATACATGAGAATTACAGCAACAATGAATAAAGAAGAAGAAATCATGTTGCTTGGATACAGTATGGGTTCAATTGTTGCCTATGAAGTTGCACAAATGCTAATCAGGGAAGGCTACAACATAGTCAAACTGATTTTTATGGCCGCTACTCCGCCTCATCGAATAGATATTCGAAATGAGGATTTATCAGGAGATGAGGAACTTCTTCTACGCTGCAAACATTACGGATTGATTAAAGAAAGGCAGTTTGATTCTGCACAGATGCGTAAGCTGTTTCTGCCAGCGCTTCGCCATGACATTAATGCAGTGAATACGTACAATGTCGTCAACAACTATCAGAGCTATACATTTGATGAAAAAGTTCAAATTGCTGTTTTTCTAGGTCAGCAGGATCTGTCTGTCGCCGATGAAGATTATTGGACAGACCTTTCCGAGAATGATGTACAGTATCATTTCTACCCTTCTGGACATTTCTTCTTATATGACCACCAGAATCAAGTCAGTCTGGATGTTATTGATTTTATTACTAATTCAAATAAGACCATTATCTGA
- a CDS encoding non-ribosomal peptide synthetase, with translation MSLLGMLQQSVEMYKNKIAISETNRTVTYGELNALSNQYYDWLEEKGVSVNDIVAIELERSIEAIAAMIAILKHGATYTVINKDYPETRKEYMRQTLDIKITIESVFEVDHQRMEEWSGVTRTEDQMCYVIFTSGTTSLPKAVGIPDRGVVRLLHEDRLGWDAAKTISHISPLEFDASIIEIWGGLLSGMTIALLSKTEVLNIYLVEKRIQQEIDIMWITSSLFNFWVDKKPEMFKKLSHVIVGGEQLSLSHVEKVLPFTKVINGYGPTENTVFTTLDVMEGSVDEIAIGTPISGTEVYIVNEQGEMSNEGELYAAGEGVALGYLGNPEKTKESFISWNGLPVYKTGDLVRVNADGRIIYMGRKDTQVKINGYRIDLQEIESTVKSLGISNCHAFVQDKKIYLAVTTRQENIASQLKRLLPIYMIPSKIAYVSELPLTGNGKTDTKTLYEHYFITKTKRLIRILQRYLNADITEQTNLFEFAIDSITIWEIAREINHSFHSDLSFFDIIENPTVNEITKMLGEEYDAAYNL, from the coding sequence ATGAGTTTACTTGGAATGCTTCAGCAAAGCGTGGAGATGTATAAGAACAAGATTGCCATTTCCGAAACGAATCGTACGGTTACTTATGGAGAATTGAATGCATTGTCGAACCAGTACTATGACTGGCTAGAAGAAAAAGGGGTATCCGTTAATGATATTGTTGCTATTGAACTGGAGAGAAGCATAGAAGCTATTGCTGCAATGATCGCCATATTAAAACATGGTGCAACATATACGGTTATTAATAAAGACTATCCAGAGACTCGTAAGGAGTATATGAGACAAACACTGGACATTAAGATAACCATTGAATCTGTTTTTGAGGTAGATCATCAAAGGATGGAAGAGTGGTCAGGTGTAACGAGAACAGAGGATCAAATGTGTTATGTCATTTTCACATCGGGAACAACATCCCTTCCCAAAGCAGTGGGAATTCCTGATCGTGGAGTGGTGCGATTATTGCATGAAGATCGTTTGGGATGGGACGCAGCTAAGACCATATCTCATATCAGTCCTCTGGAATTTGATGCTTCAATTATTGAGATCTGGGGGGGATTGCTTAGTGGCATGACCATTGCGCTACTTTCCAAAACAGAGGTTCTGAACATTTATCTGGTTGAAAAACGAATTCAACAAGAAATAGATATCATGTGGATAACGAGTTCCTTGTTTAATTTTTGGGTGGATAAAAAACCTGAAATGTTCAAGAAATTAAGTCATGTTATTGTGGGCGGGGAGCAGCTAAGCTTGTCACATGTGGAGAAGGTCCTGCCATTTACGAAAGTTATTAACGGATACGGACCTACGGAGAACACTGTTTTCACTACACTAGATGTAATGGAAGGTTCTGTGGACGAGATTGCAATAGGAACGCCAATTTCCGGAACGGAAGTATATATCGTTAATGAGCAAGGTGAGATGAGTAATGAAGGGGAACTTTACGCAGCAGGAGAGGGAGTAGCCTTAGGATACCTTGGTAATCCCGAGAAGACGAAGGAATCTTTTATTAGCTGGAATGGCCTACCTGTGTATAAGACGGGTGACCTTGTACGAGTGAATGCAGACGGCCGAATAATCTATATGGGAAGAAAAGATACCCAGGTTAAAATTAATGGTTACCGCATTGATCTTCAGGAAATCGAATCTACTGTAAAGTCGTTGGGTATCTCCAACTGTCATGCTTTTGTACAGGATAAAAAAATCTACCTTGCTGTTACAACACGCCAAGAAAATATAGCAAGCCAACTAAAACGATTGCTTCCTATTTACATGATCCCGTCCAAAATAGCTTATGTTAGCGAATTGCCTTTGACAGGGAACGGGAAGACCGATACTAAAACGTTGTATGAGCATTATTTTATTACCAAAACGAAAAGACTTATTCGAATTTTACAGCGGTATTTGAATGCGGACATCACTGAACAGACCAATTTGTTTGAGTTCGCCATCGATTCAATTACGATCTGGGAGATTGCAAGAGAGATTAATCATTCGTTCCACAGTGATCTCAGTTTCTTTGATATTATTGAGAATCCGACAGTCAATGAGATTACCAAAATGTTAGGAGAAGAATATGATGCAGCGTACAATTTATGA
- a CDS encoding 4'-phosphopantetheinyl transferase superfamily protein — translation MITPNLIAISEQEIEADDILSPYEHEIYDNITNEGRRKEFLVGRYAIKKNLKDQFPSYHGEMNNISVEYGSLRFPLIHDNLFEVGLSHSKTYALSVLYSKDNVVGVDIETIRSDIPIAEMLSEAEKKLIEHLYPALQFAYIFFSCKEALGKALKMGLLADYSIYEISEVVSELIHGQEVFRIQFKRFPFLTGYSFMKDDKEICSLVVPQKVDIREVLRLLIAS, via the coding sequence ATGATTACTCCAAATCTGATTGCTATTAGTGAGCAAGAGATTGAGGCTGACGACATCTTGAGTCCTTATGAGCATGAAATATACGATAACATAACCAATGAAGGCAGAAGGAAAGAGTTTCTGGTCGGGCGATATGCTATTAAAAAAAATCTGAAGGATCAATTTCCCTCATATCATGGGGAGATGAATAATATCTCTGTTGAATATGGGAGTCTGCGTTTTCCGCTGATTCATGACAATCTGTTCGAAGTGGGATTAAGTCACTCTAAGACGTATGCTCTTTCTGTACTATACAGCAAGGATAACGTAGTCGGAGTTGATATAGAGACCATACGTTCAGATATCCCGATTGCAGAGATGCTTAGTGAGGCCGAGAAAAAACTTATAGAACATCTTTACCCAGCTTTACAATTTGCCTATATATTCTTCAGTTGTAAAGAGGCACTGGGGAAAGCGTTGAAAATGGGACTTCTAGCTGATTATTCAATCTATGAGATAAGTGAAGTTGTTTCAGAATTAATACATGGACAAGAAGTGTTTCGTATACAATTCAAACGATTTCCGTTCCTTACAGGTTATAGCTTTATGAAAGATGATAAAGAAATATGTAGTTTGGTTGTACCGCAAAAAGTTGATATAAGGGAGGTACTGAGATTACTCATTGCTTCCTGA
- a CDS encoding accessory gene regulator B family protein, producing the protein MINIQEQPAVHTSLTESLASKIALWINKERDGEHIRYLKMKLGIETLLINTMKSVLVYGLALLFNMLLETLIVHATYYAVRRISFGLHASTSFRCSMISIMLFVGLPYICSYIMIGNDMVLITGLISAVLLYRYAPADTDKFPLLGAKRRKKLRMASVRTAVILTLIALLCPSHTVKTLMMTGMLLQIISILPVTYKILKRSVRNYEKYETDAVGRI; encoded by the coding sequence GTGATCAACATACAAGAACAACCCGCAGTACATACCAGCTTAACGGAATCATTGGCTAGTAAGATTGCACTATGGATTAACAAGGAGCGTGATGGAGAACACATTCGATACTTAAAGATGAAGCTTGGTATTGAAACGTTATTGATTAATACCATGAAAAGTGTTTTGGTCTATGGTCTGGCTCTCTTATTCAATATGCTTCTGGAAACGTTAATTGTACATGCTACATATTATGCTGTCCGTCGAATATCATTTGGATTGCATGCCAGTACAAGCTTCAGGTGCAGCATGATCAGCATAATGTTATTCGTTGGTTTACCCTACATATGCTCATACATAATGATTGGCAACGATATGGTTTTAATTACTGGATTGATCTCTGCAGTGCTTTTGTATCGATATGCGCCAGCAGATACTGACAAATTCCCACTTCTTGGAGCGAAGAGAAGAAAGAAACTGAGAATGGCTTCTGTACGAACAGCAGTAATTCTCACTTTAATTGCACTTTTATGTCCAAGTCATACGGTGAAAACATTAATGATGACAGGCATGTTGTTACAGATCATTTCAATTCTTCCCGTAACATACAAAATACTTAAGAGGAGTGTTAGAAATTATGAAAAATATGAAACAGATGCTGTTGGACGGATTTAA
- a CDS encoding cyclic lactone autoinducer peptide produces MKNMKQMLLDGFKNNVAKSMEVMAIKSGEIAMETSCSLFNYESKIPSELLLSNKE; encoded by the coding sequence ATGAAAAATATGAAACAGATGCTGTTGGACGGATTTAAGAATAATGTAGCGAAATCAATGGAGGTAATGGCGATTAAAAGTGGAGAGATAGCGATGGAAACGAGCTGTTCACTTTTTAATTATGAGTCTAAAATCCCGAGCGAATTGTTGTTGAGTAATAAGGAGTAG